Within the Elusimicrobiota bacterium genome, the region TTCGGCCTTCGCGAGCGGTTGCAGGAGGGCAGCGATCTCGGACCAGCTCCGGGCGGAAGCCATTGCACGAGAAGGGTATCCCCGGATTCTTGCGTCCTTGCAAAATAGTTCTTGCATTAGCGCTACAACCGGCCTATCTTTCTTGCATGGGCGCAACCACCGAAAAGATCCTGACGCTGGCAAGGGACAACGGGCTCCTCCAGAAGGACATCGCCGTGGCGACCGGTCTTTCGGAGAGCGCTGTCTCTCGTCTCTTGAACGGTGAGACGAAGCGGGACCTTAGCCTTCCCGAAGTCGAGTCAATTCTCCGCGTTCTCCGCGAGCGCACCGGCCGACGCCGTGGCCTCACCCTGAACGATCTCGTCGGCAGCTCCAAGGCGGCCTGACCGTGTCCGCCCTCTCGCCGGCCCTCCGCTCCTCCCTCGCTGCCCAGCTCGACGCCCTCGACGCGAGCCTCGCCCCCGTGCCGCCTCCCGCCCCGCGCGTCTTCAGCACACCGCCCGTGCCCGAGGCGCCGACCGTTACCCTCCCGCTCTCGGTCGCCCTCGAGGCCCAGGGCGCCCTCTACCGCTACGCGGCCCAGCTCGAGGCCGCGGCCAAGGCGACCCACGGCCCGACGTCTGACGACGTGGCCGCCGCCTACATGCGGGCGGGCAGCGCATCGGTGGCCCTCGAGGCAATGAACCCCCTCGTCGAGGCCGCGCGCCAGGAGAACCGCCGTCGCCATGCGGAGCACCGCGAGGAGTGGCTCCGCCGCCAGCGGACGACCCGGGGCGGGGCGGCCTGAGCCATGAGCACTATCGCCGGCCGCTGGGATGACTACTCGCTGGGCGTCGCGCTCGACCGTCACGACTCCGCCCGCTACGACGCGCAGGCGCGTACCGAGGAGATCGACGAGGAGATCAAGCGGCTGAGGGCCGAGCAGGACCGGCTCGGAGAGGTCGCGAACCGGCACTACAACGCCGCGATGAGGCTCGCCAGGGCGCGGTCCAACCTCCGGAAGCGGGTGGCCTGACGTGGACGCCGCCACCATCCGCGCGCGACTCCAGGCCGAGGGGATCGCCGTCACCGCGCACCGCGACGGGACGTTCACCGCGGGGATCATGAAACCCCGGCGGGAGTCCTGGGTGCTCTGGCTGCGGGACAGGGTCCGGCAGTTCCCGGGCATCGAGGTCATCGCGAGGATCGAGCGCCCCGCCGCCGATCCGTATTTCGCGCATGCCGAGATCCGTTTCACTCTCGGGACGAGGCCCGAGTCCAGACCACGAGCCACCACATCACCCACCAGAACGGAGGTGCCCTGTGAAGTAGCGATAGCGGAGGGGGCCGTAACCCCGGCCCAGCACTGTGTATCCCTGGGGATGCGCCCCGGCTCGTGTGAGGGGCCGGGGCGCTTGTCCCCGGGCGAGACGGTGGCCGCATGAACGACGCCGTAGTGGAGGCCGCTTCTGTGCTTGAGCGCGTTCCTTCGGAGCTCGACGAACCGAAGGAACGGTACTCGCGGGCGAACCCCAGGCCAATTCCGTTCGAGACGTTCCACAAGTGGGAGCTCCGGTTCCTCGGCTCCTTCGAGATGGACGGCGACGACAGGTGCTGGAACTGGAAGGGCACGATCACCTCTGGATACGGCCAATTCAAGGTTGGCAAGCGTGGATATCCTGCCCATCGCATCTCCTACGAGATCTACAAAGGAAGGCTTCCGCGCGGCTTGGAACCAGACCACACCTGCCGGAACCGCAGGTGCGTCAATCCCGCTCATCTCGAGGCGGTGACGTTCAAGGAGAACCTCGTACGAGGCCTCCCCTTCAACAACGTTTGCAAGCCGCACGATTTCTGTCGGAAGGGGCATCCGATGACCGGAGCGAACGTGTCGCCAAATGGCAAGGACCGAGTGTGCCGTGCCTGCCGGAAGGAGAGGCTAGAGCGCAAGAGGATGGCGGGGAGCGGGACGAGGGAAGCGGTCTAGCCATATGACGGCAAGATGCCCCGGCGCCGCGACGGCGTCACTCCGAGAGTTCGCCGCCGAGTCGGAGCATGTCGACGCGTGGTTCCGGCGGCTCGTCAAGGCACTGCCGACGGGCTGTCGCGAGGACATCCAGACACGGACCGGCATCCCGAAGTCGACGATGGACGACGCCTTCCAGTGCCGCCACGTCCGCCCGCCGCTCGTCCTGGCCGTTGAGGGGCTCCGCGAAATCCGTCTCGAGTTCCGGCGTGACCTTGCCGACGACCTCCTCAGGTTGATTGGGCTGGCCGCGATACCGCGGCCCGACGAGACGCGCGACGCCTCGGGGCTGCTCGCCGTCAACGGATCGCTACTCGCGGCCGTGGCGGCCGTTCAGGAGCGTCTCGGTGAGGGGCTGGCCGACGGGGTCGTGACCCCCGCCGAAGCCTCTCAGGTGGCCGCAGCGCTCACGGAGACACGGACCCGGATCGACGTGCTGCTGGCCGCGCTCGGGCTCGGTGTCGCCGCGGCGGATGAGCCGAGGGATACGGCGACGCTGGCGCTCTTCGGGCGGCTGGCGGGAGTCGGGCGATGAGCGAGGAAGTCGTTCTCATCGAGCTCCAGAAGCTCGCCATCGCCGCTGCGGCGCTCTCTCGCCGAGCGCGCCGGCTGATCAAGCGCTACCACGTGGAGCGTCCGCCGAAAGACACGAGGGCCCCCGCTGTAACGGGGGCCGGAAAGGGAGACCAACGGTGAACACGAACAGAGTAGCCCCGCGCCTCCGCGTGGTCAACGCGGAGACCGAGGGTGGCATCGTCAACCCCGAACCGTGCGGCTGCTGCAAGCACGGGCACGCCTTCGCCGCATCGGAGCTGACGGTACGGCGCGGCGAGGACGGGCGCGGGGAGATCCTGCGGAAGTTCATCGCCGTGCCGGGCGGGTTCGAGGTCGCGTCGTGAGCGCTCTTCGTGCCTGTCGCTTCGGCGACCGCTGGGAGCTCGTCCGCGACATCGACGGCGTCGGCCGCCGGGTAGGGATCGTCCACGACAAGGCCGACGCGGACCGTCTCATCGCATCCGAAGACCTCCTCTCGGCGCTGCGGGACTTCGAGATCGTCGAGTGCGAGGCCTGCGACGGGACCGGCGAGGACGATCCCCGCTCGCCCGGCGACGCCTGCTATTTCTGCGGCGGATTCGGGAAACAGATCCGCGGGGGCGACCCGAACGCAATCCTCGCGGCCATCGCGAAGGCCGAGGGATAGGCATGAGCACCCTCCCTGAACTCCACGCCCCCACCTTCCGCGCCCTCCCGGCTCGCCGCGGCTTCGAGGTCGTGCCGGTGCAGGGCGACCCCTGGGCGACGTGCAAGCGCCCGGAATACGCGCACGCAATCGCGGTCCTCCTCTCGGAGTGCTCGCGGGAGCGCCTCGCGCGTCTTCTCGCCGAAGGAGAGAAGTCATGAACCCCGCCGCCACCCGTGCGCCCGCCATCCCCCCCTGCGAGGTCGGCGTCCCTGTCGAGGGGTGCTGCCTTCTGCCGATCCCGAATACCTCGCAGTGGGAGGTGGTCTGCGCGTCGCCGTCCGGCCCCGCCCAGAGCTCCATCCCGACGCTGACCGAGTGGGGCGGACTCCTCTTCGCCGTCCTCCTCGTCGGCCTGGCGCTTCGGAGGATCCGCTCGTGAGTCGCGTCGTCTTTTTCGCCGTCCTCTTCTCTGTCGAGCTCGGCATCGTCTACCTCGCGGGCACGGAAGAGACCCGTGCCGGCCTCCGCGAGATCGCCCGTAACGGCTGGGTGCAGGTCCTCCTCGCGGTCGCTGTCGTGATCTTCTTCGCAACCTACTGCTGGCGCCGCGCCTACCTCGACTGGCGCACAGGCCGCAATGCGCTGCTCCGCTGGGAGGACGACCGCCGAGCGTACCGGGCGCGGGCCGAGGAGGCTGCGCGGCAATACGAGCCGGGCGGTCTCCTTTGGACCCCGACACCCGGCCAGGACCTGACGAATTCGCTCTTCCCCGGCGCGAAGCCCCCCTCCGAGTCCTCCCTCCTCGACGGCTCACCCGGCGGTCCGCTCCCCGACGAGTTGCGCGCTCCGTGGGGCGCCGTCGTCAAGTTCAAGACCCCGAACGATCGCGGCCCCCGCGCCGCTTAGGAGTTCCCATGCCCGAGACGATCGACCGCGAGGTCGCCGCGTCCTTCTTCGACGCCGACGCCATCCGCGAGGCCCCTCGCCGCCTCTACCGCTACGACGAGGCCGGCCTCCGCTACTACTACACCCTCGGCACCGGCGCGGACGGTGAGGCAGTCGCCAATCTCTACCCGAGCGTGACGACGGTCATCCGTCGGACGACGCCGATGCCCTACTTCCTCTTGACCTGGTACGCCGAGCTCGGGATGGCTGCCGCCGAGCGGCGCCGCGACGAGCGGGCCGCCTACGGCACGCTGATGCACCGGCTCTTCGAGCGGCTCGTCATCGCCCGCCAGATCGACCTCGACGCGCTCCCGGGCGTCGTCGCGTCCTACGCCGAGGAGCGGCACCTGCCCTGCGACACCGGCGGTTGGGCCCGCGACCTCGCCGAGGACCTCGTCGGCTTCGCCTCATTCCTCCGCGAGAAGAACGCGAAAGTCGTCGGGATCGAGGTCCCGCTCGCGTCGGACGCGATGGGCTACGCGGGCTGCGGCGACCTCTTCGCCTGGCTCGACGTGGAGCAGGGGAACGGCCCCGGGAAGAAGAAGACCTACACCCGCGAGCTCTGTTACGTCGACTGGAAGTCGAACCGGACGTCGTTCTACGAGGAGAGCGAGATCCAGTGCCACGCCTACGCCGCGCTCTGGAACGAGGAGTTCCCCGAGTCGCCCGTAACGCGCGTCTGCCTCTACGGAGCGAAGGACTGGAACGAGAAGAGCAAGGGCCTCTACCGGTTCAGCGACGTCACGGACGCCCCCCTCGCGAACATCTTCCCGAACCTGCTCGAGCAGTTCCGCGCGCGCGAGGCCGACAAGACCCGGACGCGCATCTCCATCGGCGGCACGGTCTCTCTCGACCAGGATCCGGCCTCCTGCTGGGAAGCCAAGCCGCTCGAGCTCCACCTCGCCCAGGTGCACGAGATGCGCCGGGCCGCCTGAAGGAGGACACCGTGGCAGTCGGACGAATCGTGAAGCGCCTGGAGCCCGAGATCGGCACGGGCGTCAAGCTCCCGCTTCTCGGGCGAATCAAGATCGGCCTGAAAGCAATCAGCCAGAAGACAGGGAAGGAGTTCCCCACCTCGATCGACTGGTTCCGCGCCGCCGGGAAGTACGCCGAGGTCTTCCACCAGGTCTACGGCCCGAAGCCGAACCGGATCCAGATCGTCTTCTTCTCGAACCGCGTCGAGGACGTCTGCTCGGAGCGCTACGAGGTCCGAGACGACAAGGGCCGCCTCCTGGCCGAGGGTGACGGTGAGACGTGGCGGTGCTGGTCGACGAACAAGAAGGAGTACGTCTTCGGGCAGACCTCGCTCGAGGAGGTCGAGAAGCGCTACGGGAAGCCGAAGGCCTCCCTGACGCTCTCCTTCATCCTCCCGAAGATCCCCTCCGTCTTCGGCCTCTGGCAGTTCAGGACGCTGGGCGCGAAGAGCTCCATCCCGGCGATCCGGGACACGTTCGACCAGGTCCTGGAGATGGCAGGGACCGTACAGAACATCCCCTTCGACCTCGGGATCGAGAAGGTGAAGTCCAACAAGCCCGGCGAGCCGACCGTCTTCCCGGTCGTCTCGCTGATCCCGAACCTGAGCCAGGAGAACCTCGACCTCCTCGCCGGCTACATCCAGGCCGGGAAGAAGTTCCGCGGCGTGCTGACCGAGGCGCGGATCCGCGCCCTC harbors:
- a CDS encoding helix-turn-helix transcriptional regulator, which codes for MGATTEKILTLARDNGLLQKDIAVATGLSESAVSRLLNGETKRDLSLPEVESILRVLRERTGRRRGLTLNDLVGSSKAA
- a CDS encoding HNH endonuclease signature motif containing protein, encoding MNDAVVEAASVLERVPSELDEPKERYSRANPRPIPFETFHKWELRFLGSFEMDGDDRCWNWKGTITSGYGQFKVGKRGYPAHRISYEIYKGRLPRGLEPDHTCRNRRCVNPAHLEAVTFKENLVRGLPFNNVCKPHDFCRKGHPMTGANVSPNGKDRVCRACRKERLERKRMAGSGTREAV
- a CDS encoding PD-(D/E)XK nuclease family protein, which translates into the protein MPETIDREVAASFFDADAIREAPRRLYRYDEAGLRYYYTLGTGADGEAVANLYPSVTTVIRRTTPMPYFLLTWYAELGMAAAERRRDERAAYGTLMHRLFERLVIARQIDLDALPGVVASYAEERHLPCDTGGWARDLAEDLVGFASFLREKNAKVVGIEVPLASDAMGYAGCGDLFAWLDVEQGNGPGKKKTYTRELCYVDWKSNRTSFYEESEIQCHAYAALWNEEFPESPVTRVCLYGAKDWNEKSKGLYRFSDVTDAPLANIFPNLLEQFRAREADKTRTRISIGGTVSLDQDPASCWEAKPLELHLAQVHEMRRAA